From Dasypus novemcinctus isolate mDasNov1 chromosome 11, mDasNov1.1.hap2, whole genome shotgun sequence, one genomic window encodes:
- the CRIP3 gene encoding cysteine-rich protein 3 isoform X2, producing the protein MSWTCPRCQRPVFFAEKVSSLGKNWHRFCLKCERCHSVLSPGGHAEHNGRPYCHKPCYGALFGPRGVNIGGVGSYLYNTPTPTPANTTPFCPSSFSPPRPRTGLPQGKKSPPHMKMFTGETSLCPGCGEPVYFAEKVMSLGKNWHRPCLRCQRCQKTLTAGSHAEV; encoded by the exons ATGAGTTGGACCTGTCCGCGTTGCCAGCGACCGGTGTTCTTCG CTGAGAAGGTGAGCTCCCTGGGCAAGAACTGGCATCGCTTCTGCCTGAAATGTGAGCGCTGCCACAGCGTCTTGTCCCCCGGCGGGCACGCAGAG CACAATGGGAGGCCGTATTGCCATAAGCCATGCTATGGGGCTCTCTTTGGACCCAGGG GGGTGAACATTGGTGGTGTGGGCTCCTATCTCTATAACACCCCTACGCCCACCCCTGCCAACACCACTCCCTTCTGCCCCAGCAGCTTCAGCCCCCCTAGGCCCAGGACTGGCCTCCCCCAAGGCAAGAAAA GCCCTCCCCACATGAAGATGTTCACTGGGGAGACCTCGCTGTGCCCTGGCTGTGGGGAGCCCGTCTATTTTG CTGAGAAGGTGATGTCTTTGGGCAAAAATTGGCACAGACCCTGTCTGAGGTGCCAGCGCTGCCAGAAGACGCTGACTGCTGGGAGCCATGCCGAG GTGTGA
- the CRIP3 gene encoding cysteine-rich protein 3 isoform X1, with product MSWTCPRCQRPVFFAEKVSSLGKNWHRFCLKCERCHSVLSPGGHAEHNGRPYCHKPCYGALFGPRGVNIGGVGSYLYNTPTPTPANTTPFCPSSFSPPRPRTGLPQGKKSPPHMKMFTGETSLCPGCGEPVYFAEKVMSLGKNWHRPCLRCQRCQKTLTAGSHAEHDGVPYCHIPCYGYLFGPKGVNIGEVGCYIYDPVDIKPK from the exons ATGAGTTGGACCTGTCCGCGTTGCCAGCGACCGGTGTTCTTCG CTGAGAAGGTGAGCTCCCTGGGCAAGAACTGGCATCGCTTCTGCCTGAAATGTGAGCGCTGCCACAGCGTCTTGTCCCCCGGCGGGCACGCAGAG CACAATGGGAGGCCGTATTGCCATAAGCCATGCTATGGGGCTCTCTTTGGACCCAGGG GGGTGAACATTGGTGGTGTGGGCTCCTATCTCTATAACACCCCTACGCCCACCCCTGCCAACACCACTCCCTTCTGCCCCAGCAGCTTCAGCCCCCCTAGGCCCAGGACTGGCCTCCCCCAAGGCAAGAAAA GCCCTCCCCACATGAAGATGTTCACTGGGGAGACCTCGCTGTGCCCTGGCTGTGGGGAGCCCGTCTATTTTG CTGAGAAGGTGATGTCTTTGGGCAAAAATTGGCACAGACCCTGTCTGAGGTGCCAGCGCTGCCAGAAGACGCTGACTGCTGGGAGCCATGCCGAG caTGACGGCGTCCCCTACTGCCACATCCCCTGCTACGGCTACCTGTTTGGCCCCAAAG GTGTGAACATTGGCGAAGTGGGCTGCTACATCTATGACCCAGTGGATATAAAACCCAAATGA
- the SLC22A7 gene encoding solute carrier family 22 member 7 produces the protein MAFEELLEQVGGFGPFQLRNLALLALPRVLLPMHFLLPIFLAAVPAHHCALPGAPANISHQDAWLEAHLPREPDGTLSSCLRFSHPRPLSNTTLGEEGQSPGQPEGQPPTESCAQGWEYDRSEFSSTIATEWDLVCEQKGLNRAASTFFFAGVLVGAVAFGYLSDRFGRRRLLLVAYVCALVLGLVSAASVSYVMFVITRTLTGTALAGFTIIVMPLELEWLDVEHRTVAGVLSGIFWTGGVMLLALVGYLIRDWRWLLLAVTLPCAPGILSLWWVPESARWLLTQGRVEEAHGYLLRCARMNGRPVGDNGLSREALNKVAVGERVARRPSYFDLFRTPRLRHISLCCMVMWFGVNFSYYGLSLDVSGLGLNVYQTQLLFGAVEMPSKLLVYLSVRHAGRRLTQAGALLGTAITLGSRLLVSSEMWSWSIALAVTGKGFSEAAFSTAYLFTSELYPTVLRQTGMGLTALVGRLGGSLAPLAALLDGVWLPLPKLAYGGIALLAACTALLLPETRKMQLPETIQDVEKKSALSSLQEEEMPMKQIEN, from the exons ATGGCCTTCGAGGAGCTGCTGGAGCAGGTGGGCGGCTTTGGGCCGTTCCAGCTGCGAAATCTAGCACTGTTGGCTCTGCCCCGGGTGCTGCTGCCCATGCACTTTCTCCTGCCCATCTTCCTGGCTGCTGTGCCTGCCCACCACTGTGCCCTGCCCGGCGCCCCTGCCAACATCAGCCACCAGGACGCGTGGCTAGAGGCCCACCTGCCCCGGGAGCCTGATGGCACACTCAGCTCCTGCCTGCGCttctcccacccccgccccctctCCAACACCAcgttgggggaggagggacagagcCCTGGGCAGCCTGAAGGCCAACCCCCCACAGAGTCCTGCGCGCAGGGCTGGGAGTACGACCGCTCGGAGTTTTCCTCCACTATTGCCACCGAG TGGGACCTGGTGTGCGAGCAGAAAGGCCTGAACAGAGCCGCGTCCACCTTCTTCTTCGCTGGTGTGCTGGTGGGGGCCGTGGCCTTTGGATACCTGTCTGACAG GTTTGGGCGCCGCCGCCTGCTGCTGGTGGCCTACGTGTGTGCCCTGGTGCTGGGCCTGGTGTCCGCAGCCTCGGTCAGCTACGTCATGTTTGTTATCACCCGCACCCTCACTGGCACAGCCCTGGCTGGCTTCACCATCATCGTGATGCCGCTGG AGCTGGAGTGGCTGGATGTGGAGCATCGCACGGTGGCGGGCGTCCTCAGCGGCATCTTCTGGACAGGAGGCGTGATGCTGCTGGCACTGGTCGGGTATCTGATACGTGACTGGCGATGGCTTCTGCTGGCTGTCACCCTGCCCTGTGCCCCAGGCATCCTCAGCCTGTG GTGGGTGCCCGAGTCTGCCCGCTGGCTTCTGACCCAGGGCCGTGTGGAGGAGGCCCATGGGTACCTGCTCCGCTGCGCCAGGATGAATGGGCGGCCTGTGGGTGACAACGGTCTGAGCCGGGAG GCCCTGAACAAAGTGGCTGTCGGAGAACGGGTGGCTCGCAGACCCTCGTACTTTGACCTGTTCCGCACGCCCCGGCTGCGACACATCTCACTGTGCTGCATGGTGATGTG GTTTGGAGTGAACTTCTCCTATTACGGCCTGAGCCTGGACGTGTCGGGGCTGGGGCTGAACGTGtaccagactcagctgctcttcGGGGCCGTGGAGATGCCCTCCAAGCTGCTGGTGTACCTGTCAGTGCGCCACGCAGGACGCCGCCTCACGCAGGCAGGGGCGCTGCTGGGCACAGCCATCACCCTGGGCTCCAGGCTGCTGGTGTCCTCTG AGATGTGGTCCTGGAGCATCGCCCTGGCGGTGACCGGGAAGGGTTTTTCTGAAGCCGCCTTCTCCACTGCCTACTTGTTCACGTCGGAGTTGTACCCCACTGTGCTCAG ACAGACAGGGATGGGGCTGACTGCCCTGGTGGGCCGGCTCGGGGGCTCACTGGCCCCACTAGCAGCACTGCTGGATGGAGTGTGGCTGCCACTGCCTAAGCTCGCTTATGGGGGCATCGCCCTGCTGGCTGCCTGCACTGCACTCCTGCTGCCAGAGACTAGAAAGATGCAGCTGCCTGAGACCATCCAGGACGTGGAGAAAAAGAG TGCCCTGTCCAGCCTGCAGGAGGAAGAGATGCCCATGAAGCAAATCGAGAACTGA